The Gallus gallus isolate bGalGal1 chromosome 5, bGalGal1.mat.broiler.GRCg7b, whole genome shotgun sequence region ATTTTTCCTCATGACCAAAGCTGGATGTCCCTTATGGGTGAGGTAACCTCTTCTGAGGATTGGTGATTCTCCGGAGACCTTTCAATCGACTGAGCAATTCCGTAATGAAGTCCTACAGTAAGAATTGTAGGAAGAAGGATGTTAATTCTGTTTCTCGCTGTCCCAAAGAGTACTATGCCTTTTACATTATTTGCATGTTTCTCTTCACGCTGAGCAGAAACCAGGGTTTTGACATACGTTAAGCAAATCTATATTCTAGCTTAGAAAGTGAGACCTTTTGATGGCTGAGCAGGGTTTAAAAgcccttcttctttccttccctggtTCTGTCTAGAGCAGCCacgtttgcttttttttctgcagcagctaGCCTGCCTTCTTCCCAGTGCCTGCTTATTCTACCTTGAGATGACCTCAAGATGCTGTTGTTTCAGGCTCCCCTGCTTCCTGTTGTCACCATAACCTCCTGCCCACTTCTGCTGCCCTCCCAATGTAGGGCAAAGCACGCTGTCCCTCTCGTTGCTTCCTTGCTGAACCTGTAAAGCTTCATGTAGGGGATTGCAAATCTCACTGGATCAATGCCAGTTCTACAGGGAAGTGGCTGGCAGAGAAGGGGGTGGAGCAGGACACACATAAGACTAATGATAACCTGGAGCAGGGGTTGAGGACTGGCAGGCCAGGTAGTTGAGCAGTTAATGGAGATAAACCCCATTGCTGACACAGCCAAGCACTACGGACCTAACTGGGTCATCTGGTTATTCCAAACAGAAATCTAAGCAACTATTTGGACTTCTTGATATTCAGGTTGTGCCCTCCATTCCAGTAGATTAAAAGAGTGTAAAcaatattaaattattttatttaacattatactaaaaataaacactgttgGTTCACAGAAACCAGGAATTTCTCACACCgtaaattcttttttattgGCTAGTTCTTgatttatttgtaattattaGTGCTATAATGGAtcagtggttggactagatgatcttaaaggtctcttccaaccctaatgattctgtgactctgtgaccAGTGCAAACTTTGCCCTCTCCAGGGCAAGTAACCGCACTGTAAAGACAGCACTGTAAAGGCATCTGTATCGCTTTCTGTATGTTTGTCGTTGTACAGCTAAATTGAAAGGCTGGATAAGGCATTTTGATTGATGATGAAAAACATCTGAGCACAATGTTCACATGCAGTGCATGTGACTGAATCAGGGATGGGGGGCTCTTCTGCACACTGCAGTGTGCAGGGAAGGCAATTGCTGTCTGATGTATTTGCCACACAGCAGAATACTGGGCTCTGTTCCTTTGAATACTGTGACAGTTAGTGATGTTTCCTTAACTCCCTAACTCAGAATTGAGACATGTAGGGTTcacggggggaaaaaaagcgTGTGTAAAACTGACATAAGGGGTCACTGCTCAACAACAATCTGTACAAACAAACATGCTCTCAGAGCACAGCATAATATATGTATGTCAGTGGTGCCTGACTCACCTCTGTTGGGCTGGAGCACTCATGGAGGATTTCCTGAAAGCCAAGGAGAcatcattttaatatttcataagTTGACCCTTCCCTCCAGCTGCAAAAAGGATATATAATCTTACTATTCTTGACTGGCTACAAGACACAGGGAAGCAGCATACATTACAGTATGTACATTTTCTGCAACCCAAGCACCACTGCTATACTGTATTACACCAGCAGTTCCTGTCTTGAAGTTACCAAGTTCCTCTGTCTGACCTGtagttttaatttctgttgttCATTAGGTACTTCCAGGAGATCTTCAAGGTCAATTACTGGTCCAGGAACTTCTGCATCCGTTTTCTCTCTTAgctaaaaaaaagagaataaaaaccAACATAATTCATAAACCCTCAAACTTTTAAGAACTCTAGAGACCATCTTTGAAGAACTGAGCATCTGAGAAGGAACTGGTTACAAGAGAACCATGCTGTAAAGCTGACGTCGAGTTACAAATCATCTCAAAATAAAGAGGTTCTTACCAAGAGGATGTATTCCAGCCCCTCTGTGGTGTCTGCTACAGCCACACATCTTGATTCATCATCCGCTCCCACCTCAACACTTGATCCCTGCTCAGGGATCATGGTCTGTGATGGGAACACCTTTTCAAGAATATCCAATGTCAGTTGCTAACTGCAATGCAGTGTAACCCAGCTTGGGACAACCTACTTCTGTAAAGAGTGCATGCAAAGTGTTCATCAAACAGAAGTCCATCAGGTTTAATCTTAAAGAGGTACTACAAATACAAGGAGATTTTAAGATTTTTGGCTACATACATTCACATAGTTGGTGGATTTTTGCAGTAATGAAGAAGCAAACAGCTATCCTTTTGAAAGGTGTAACTTACTATTTATAATAGGGGGATATAATATAGTTTTAATGTAAGAGAGACCCACAAGCTTTGGTGGTAGGAGTTACAGTCTCAGTACAAGTGAATGTTATTTGGGAACACTTGTAAACTTGGCCACAGGCACATTTTAGCCCCACATACCCCTACAAGACTTTAAGGCAGGCTGCATTTTCCAATGTAGTTGCAAAATGACCCTTTAACAACACAGCACGAGTGGTATTTTATCACAGTACTCAGCAGAGTAAGGATAATGAGTGAACAGCGCAGCACCTAATAGAGATGCATGTAAAACATTAAACAATAAAGACAGcatttatggggaaaaaaagaaactgtttccCATCAGTCTCTGACACCATGCcagagaggaagcagaaaagcagtagGAGGTCAGCTTTGCTACACACCTGACTTGACAACTAAGAATAAAACAGATACACATACTGTACTGTGACCCATGCAGCATTTTGTCATAAAAGTAATAGTTTTCACATGACTATTTAGATAACAGGTGTTGATCTGGTCTAAGCAGGGACTGTGGTCCTGCTTCCAAGTGCAGGGAAAGGTCTTGAAAACGCAAATTGTCTCCCAAGTCTTAGTTTTGTTGTGAAAAGCCTCATGACCGTAAATAGCAAAGCAATCAGATTATCAGGAGGTGATGTTGGATCTAATCTTGCTGGCATTTGACCCTGAAGTGCCATTTATTCTGGCTGTCATGGGGGTTTCTGGAAGACATGGAGAAACGCTGCACTGCCAAGGTCAGGCGGAGCAAAGGGGGAAGTGATGGGGAACTGATGTAATGGAAGTCAGTGGGTCCAAAGAAGCCCAAGCTAGCAGGGCTAACTAAATCATCTTACTACAGTGcatggagcagggcaggaggaccTGCTGGACTCCTGGGTGCTTACAAGTCATATATTGTGGCGCACTTGTTTATTTGAATAGGTACTACGTAAACTTCTGTTGTACACTATTAACAATCTCTGATTTGGATCAGCATTGCATGATGTAGTTCCTGTCAGGAATGTCTTAGTTTGACCTGGTACACCAGGAAGTTGCTAAAACTGTTGTGCTGGAGTGGTGCTAGCAAAGGCAATCTATTTGCAGTCTGTTCCCATAAGGGCATGGCTGCATTTCTCACTTGTtcctattggaaaaaaaatatatccccTCTGTGGAGCTACTCTGGTAACAGTGAACAGCTCCCAGTTAGTCAactcacagaaaaacagaagtaataaaGTAGCCTGAGTTGTTTTTCTGACATCTCTACAGGTGTATATCTGTAGACTTAGACAAATGAGAGTAGTACATAAGGAGTCACAGCTTGCATTATGTTACTGGTGGTACTAAGAAATGCCTCACGTCTATCTCAAATGCAGATAtaataaatgcatacatatCTTAAGATGGAAATGAGATTGTCTCCCATCTCCTCCCTCAGACACTGCCTATCAGgaacatttgtttcttctcagagcacagtggtattttggggtggcTATAACCATTTCCCCTTGGGGAACTTGGATAGATGAAATCTTCAGGTTTCCTCATAGCAGCCTTGAGGTGCTTGCACTTAACTTTACATTGGTGTTAAATTGAGAGATTCCAGTAAAAACcgaataaaataaaagcagagttaGCACCATCTTGACTGACAGGATGAAATAGAGGAAGTGGCTCCAGTCCTTTTAAAGCTACATAAACCTCAATGGTAAAAGCAGACATTTCTGACATGAGAAGGCTGGAGGGAGCATGTTGCTAAACAGGTGAAGCCTGAGATGGCTGTGTACCTAAACTTCCAAGGAATGCCAGGGTCTAACCTGCCTCCAAAGGGGCTCAGCATATACACTGGTCTGTCAAAATGTATATTCATCTCAGGCTATTGATCTCAGGCCAGTTCCCACACTGAGAAGTGCTTCCAGAAACACCACATATCCTGCACCATTCAGGCACTGGGCCTAGCTGCTCCCAAGTCTCCTGGTTTGACAACTCTTAGATACATGAGAATGATGTAGGACTGACCATTGCTGGTGGTAACGAAAATGCAGGCCAAGAAGGCTGCTCTGGGGAGTTGTGTAATTTGAGcatgtgttttgtttctcttcccctGCTGCCAGTAGCAtgtccagcagctgcagctgcagatacAGCTTTATCCTCAGCGCTTCAGGATAAAGTCACAAAGTAGTGGCCAAAGGGATGAAGGATGCACCAAATACCTCAAACCCAGCTAGCACAGGTACTGCTAGCAGCAAAACCGATGGCAAGGATCTATTTCCAGTAAGCTGAGCCAGCACGCCTCTatccctgcacacagcctctCGTCCCATTCCCCTAATGAGTGAGGGGCAGGTTTGCCCCAGCTACTCACCGGGTACTGATACAGCTCCTGCAGCCGGGCATTGATCCACTCCTCCAGGTCTAGCCAACGCTGTAGGTCTTTGCGGTTGTACTTTATGGTTAGCTTGCCCAGTTTCCTGTGTGACGATTCCTCCCCAGGCTTCTCCGGAGTCTGGAAAGTCACCCGTGGCAACGCACTGGAGTTGCTGGCCATCCTCACCACTTCCTCCTTCTTGTCCCTGGCTGCTCTCCTCTGTCTTGTAACGAGtgtctcccagcagctcctggctcacAGCACGAGCCACTCGTGGATGCCGGAGGCAGGCAGCATTGGTGGTGCCAGGGAGCAGTGGCAGGTGCCGTAGGCAGGGTTACCAGAGCAGGCTCTTGGGTTTCACAGTGGGTGCTGCTGATGAGCgggaagggaggggagatgGCTTGGTGTAATAACATCTGCTGTTAAAATAAGCCAAGTGAAGCGGGGAACCGATGAACAAAGGTTGTTAATATTTAACATACGTCAGCTccaagaagcagcaggaggtggggaAGAGAAGGTTTTGAATTACTTTTCCTACAGGTGTGACTGACGTGTGTGTGCAGATCCAATGGGCTGATCCACTTTTCTGCAAGGACAGGAAGGTCAGTGGTGCTACCAAACTCAGAATCAGCACTCCCAATTTAACCTTTTCTGCAGTCTGTACATTTCCTCTAGCTTTCTGTGTAGAAAACCCGGTGACCTGTATTTGAGGTTGACTGAGCAAGGCACTTCTGCAATAAAACAGAGCAACAATTATCTGTGctcttattaaaacaaacaaacaaacaacaaactaTATGGCTATATGTAGtgtggcaaagaaaaaaagctgtatggCTATATGTAGTGTGAGAAAGTGCTGCAGGTTAATGGATAAAGCATTATCTCCTTCCTGTAAAAAGGTAGTTATAGATGGTAAATAGGTCCATCTGCTGAAGCATTGTAAACTGTTAATGTTTATTACCATTGTTTGGTTTACAATCTCTTACTAGAAGATAGATTAAACCTTATTGCCATGTCTTATGTTAGGGCACATGGGCAGCACAGTTCAGAGGGGCAGAAATCAGACCGGACCTGCTTGTGTGGTGCCAGTTTCCCCTAGATGCTGTGTCACACCCCTGAACTGAGACTTTCCATCGTGAAGCACATCAGCAGTTCCAGTCCCATGGGCTGTATAGGAAAAGAAGTTATGCCAGTGCTGGCTTCCTCTGGAAGGTGCACCAGGTCCCCCTGCCACACCACATCATTGTGCCCAGAGGGATGGTGGCAGCTGGCCAACAGCAAGTCCTACATGGGCCACTAGGAAAATGGGGCACTCCAGCCCTTCTTTTTCCCTAAGTTTGAACAAAACCCAAagattttcttacagaaaatttCACAAAATTCTGATTCTGAAGCTTGCTTCAGCACCATTACAGGGAAGGATAAATTACACCTAAAAATGATATCCTTGTTCCCTGCTTTTCAGACAGCCTAAAGCTTGTATTCAGGAGACAGCTGGCAGG contains the following coding sequences:
- the PPP1R14D gene encoding protein phosphatase 1 regulatory subunit 14D, which codes for MASNSSALPRVTFQTPEKPGEESSHRKLGKLTIKYNRKDLQRWLDLEEWINARLQELYQYPLREKTDAEVPGPVIDLEDLLEVPNEQQKLKLQEILHECSSPTEDFITELLSRLKGLRRITNPQKRLPHP